The genomic window TGGCTAGGTTTGCAGGCGCCGCCGACCGGGATGCGGTCGAAGCGGAAATGCCCTATGTAAACAGGGACGTGCCGCATTCGCTGTATGAGGCGCTGGGACGAACGCGGGACCGCCACCCCGACCGCCCGGCCATCAGTTTCCAGCTGTTTTCCGCCCCGGACGCGCCGGCACGCACACTGACCTGGACCGATCTGCACGAACGGGTCACCGAAACCGCGAACCTGTTTCACAGCCTTGGCGTGGGGCCGCGCGACGTGGTGGCCTATCTCTTGCCCAATTGCATCGAGGCGCCGGTGGTGCTGCTGGCCGGGGCGACGGCGGGCATCGTCAACCCGATCAACCCGCTGCTGGACCCCGAACAGATCGCCGGCATCCTGCGCGAAACCAACGCCAAGGTCTTGGTGACGCTGAAATCCTTTCCCAAGACCGAAGTGGCGCAAAAGGCGGCGCAGGCTGTTGCCCTGGCCCCCAACGTGCAGACCGTGCTCGAGGTTGACCTGCGCAGCTATCTGACCGGGATCAAGCGGCTGCTGGTGCCGTTGATGCGACCCAAGACCACGGTGCGCCATCAGGCGCGCGTGCTGGATTTCGAAGCCAGCGCCAGTGCCCAGAACCATGACCGGCTGAATTTCGCCTTGCCGAACGAAGATCGCGTCTCGGCCTATTTCCATACCGGGGGCACCACCGGCACGCCAAAGGTGGCTCAGCACAAGCAGTCGGGCATGATCTACAACGGCTGGCTGGGCGCCACGCTGCTGTTTGATGAAACCGACGTGCTGATGTGCCCGTTGCCGATGTTCCACGTCTTTGCCGCCTATCCGGTGCTGATGTCATGCCTGATGTCGGGGGCGCATCTGGTCATGCCCACCCCGGCCGGCTATCGCGGCGAAGGGGTGTTCGACAATTTCTGGAAGCTGATCGAACGCTGGCAATGCACCTTCCTGCTGACCGTGCCCACCGCCATCGCCGCGCTGATGCAGCGCCCGGTCAATGCCGATGTCAGTTCGCTCAAGACCGCGATTTCGGGCTCCGCGCCGCTGCCGGTCGAACTTTACAACCGCTTCCGCACCGCCACCGGGGTCGAGATCGCCGAAGGTTACGGCCTGACCGAGGCCACCTGCCTGGTGTCGTGCAACCCGATCGACGGGCTCAAGAAGGTCGGCTCGGTCGGGCTGCCGCTGCCCTATACCCACACGCGTATCCTGCAGCGCATCGACGGCGGCTATCGCGAATGCGGGATCGATGAAATCGGCGAAATCTGCATCGCCAGCCCCGGCGTGTTCGAGGGCTCGACCTATACCGAGGCCGACAAGAACAAGGATCTGTTCGCCGAGGGACGTTTCCTGCGCACCGGCGACCTTGGCCGCATCGATGCCGATGGCTACCTGTGGATCACCGGCCGTGCCAAGGATCTGATCATCCGCGGCGGCCACAACATCGACCCGGCGGAAATCGAACAGGCGCTGCTGGCGCATCCGGCGGTCGCCTTCGCCGGCGCCATCGGTCAGCCCGATGCCTTCGCCGGCGAATTGCCTTGCGCCTATGTCGAACTGGTGGCCGGCGCCCAGGTCACGGCCGAGGAACTGGCCGATTTCGCCCGCGACCACATCCACGAACGCGCCGCCGTGCCGAAACATGTCGAGATCCTGCCCGAACTGCCCAAGACCGCGGTGGGCAAGATCTTCAAGCCCGATCTGCGCAAGCTGGCGATCAAGCGCGTCTATGACGCCACCTTGGCCGAGGCCGGCCTTGCCGCCGAGGTGGCCGAGGTGATCGATGACCGCAAGCGTGGTCTTGTCGCACGCATTGCCCGGCGCGGCGCGGTGGACGACAAGGCGGTGCAGGAATGTCTGGGCCGCTTCGCCCTGGCCTGGGAATGGGCATAGGACAGGCGGTTGCGGCCGTTGCAACCGGCGATCTATAACAGACAGGCGGAGCAACGGGGCTGAACATGTCTGGACCGGAAATCAGGCCGTCCGAGGACGACGAGCGCTTGGACGACGGCGCGGCCGAGGCCGCGCCGGTCGAACCCGCCCCCGCCTGGCTGATCGATTTCCGCCGTTCCGACCATCGCCGCGGGTTCTATCAATCGCTGGGCAACCACGCGCTGGTCTTTGCCGAACGCGGCACCGATCATCTGGTGGTCAGCTTCGACAACCTGTCCTCGGCGCGCGAGGATCGCATCGAACGCGAGCCTTGGGGTTATGGATTCGTCGCCAAGAACGGCTGGTCGCATCTGGGGGTGATGGCGTTCCGGCCGGACTGGTTCCGCGATCCCGACCTGTTCGCGGCGCTGGAACATCTGCGCGATGCCGGGTTCTTCCGCCGCTTCCGTTCGGTGACGCTGATGGGAACCTCGATGGGCGGCTATGCCGCCTGCGCGCTGGCGTGGCTGGCGCCGGGCTGCCGGGTCATCGCGTTTTCGCCGCAATCGACGCTGCGGGCCGATCTGGTCCCGTGGGAGGAGCGCTTTGCCGCCGGCCGGCGGGCCGATTGGGACGGTCCCTATGCCGATGCCGCGGTCGAGGCGGGCGCGGCGGACAAGGTCTGGCTGGTCTATGACCCGCATTTTGCGCCCGACCGCCAGCATGTCGAACGCTTTTCGGGTCCGAACATCCATCCGCTGCGTGCGCGCCACGGCGGGCACAAGACCGCGCTGGTGCTGCGCCGCGCCGAAATCCTCAGCGAGATCGTGCGCCAGGTGGTCGAGGACAAGCTGACCGAAAGGCGCTTTTACGGCATGTATCGCCGGGTGCGGCATCTGCCGTGGTTTCTGGCCAGCCTGTCGGATTCGATGCTGGCCCGCGGCCGCTTCGGCCTTTCCACGCGGCTGATCCATTATCTGCGCCGACGCGGACAGGGCTTTGCCGCGCATAACCTGCGCAAGAAGCATTCTCAGGTGGCGGGCAGCGACCCGCTGATGCCGGCGGGCGCAAGCCGCCGGCCCGTCGATCAGCAGGGGGCGTGACGTGTTTCTGAATCTGGATGATCCCGAAGGCGATCTGGTCGAACTGACCCAGGCGCTGGTGGTGCCGCCCCTGAGCGAGGAACGCCTGCGCGAGCAGCCATCGGGTGTGGTCGACAGCGAAGGCCGCTTCGTCGCCAATTCCA from Paracoccus sp. SMMA_5_TC includes these protein-coding regions:
- a CDS encoding acyl-CoA synthetase gives rise to the protein MARFAGAADRDAVEAEMPYVNRDVPHSLYEALGRTRDRHPDRPAISFQLFSAPDAPARTLTWTDLHERVTETANLFHSLGVGPRDVVAYLLPNCIEAPVVLLAGATAGIVNPINPLLDPEQIAGILRETNAKVLVTLKSFPKTEVAQKAAQAVALAPNVQTVLEVDLRSYLTGIKRLLVPLMRPKTTVRHQARVLDFEASASAQNHDRLNFALPNEDRVSAYFHTGGTTGTPKVAQHKQSGMIYNGWLGATLLFDETDVLMCPLPMFHVFAAYPVLMSCLMSGAHLVMPTPAGYRGEGVFDNFWKLIERWQCTFLLTVPTAIAALMQRPVNADVSSLKTAISGSAPLPVELYNRFRTATGVEIAEGYGLTEATCLVSCNPIDGLKKVGSVGLPLPYTHTRILQRIDGGYRECGIDEIGEICIASPGVFEGSTYTEADKNKDLFAEGRFLRTGDLGRIDADGYLWITGRAKDLIIRGGHNIDPAEIEQALLAHPAVAFAGAIGQPDAFAGELPCAYVELVAGAQVTAEELADFARDHIHERAAVPKHVEILPELPKTAVGKIFKPDLRKLAIKRVYDATLAEAGLAAEVAEVIDDRKRGLVARIARRGAVDDKAVQECLGRFALAWEWA